In a genomic window of Candidatus Hydrogenedentota bacterium:
- the brxC gene encoding BREX system P-loop protein BrxC, whose protein sequence is MKIKDVLQRDPAAHGLVNQGQARIVDARNERAMDELRGELSTFVCEGQYADGIQRIIRSYLDDLTRTSQKGAWVSGFFGSGKSHVLKMLCHLWQDTVFSDGATARSLVPVMPDDLKALLRELDTAGKRAGGLLAAAGALPSGTTENVRLTILGILLQAIGLPAQYPQAQFCLWLHAQGYYKRVKADVEAAGKVFESELNNLYVSPFIAKAVVACDANFASNEAEARKTLRAQFPPQPTDISTEEFLRVAKAALLLAGRDGRMPCTVLVLDEVQQFIGDSTDRSVLVTEMAEAVSKQLDSHVMVVAAGQSALTDQVLLQKMLDRFTIRVPLSDAEVETVTRKVLLQKKPSALTDVRKVLDDHAGEVSRQLQGTRIAERTEDHKVIVEDYPLLPVRRRFWEQCFRQIDAAGTHSQLRSQLRIIHDAVAKLSDKPLGSVVPADELYEALAPEMINTGVLLREINERIIQLGETDGKLARRVCGLVFLVGKVRREDAADIGVRASKEHIADLLVEDLTADNGKLRADVEHILEKLAADGALLKVGDEFRLQTREGSEWDQEFRNRQTKLRNDTASIQFKHDQLLYAELDKAVRSIKLLQGDAKEARTLAVHRDQTPPPGDGQTIPVWIRDGWSAKEKEHVDAARTAGADSPTIFVFVPRQSADDLRRLIVEAATAQETLDAKGSPTSDEGQEARQSMESRRARAVAERDRLIQAVVANAKVFQGGGNEVFSVELVDKLRDAANSSLIRLFPRFKEADSKAWASVIKRARDGAEHPFQPTGHTDATEKHPVCQQVLAAIGSGSIGSDIRKQLRCSPYGWPQDAIDAALIALHRAQHLNAVLNGAPVPPGQLDQNKISKAEFRVEQATLSVQDRLVLRKLYQLAGIACKSGEEAAKASEFLKQLIKLAADAGGEPPLPPITGLAELEDLERLVGNEQLVAIKDKHAHFEQRIKEWTALRNLAEQRLPSWRLTVALTAHAISVEGAKPVLDQLEAFLLQRLLLDSTDHLSPIRKQLADLLRAEVNRLFEINAKSYEQGIASLNSSATWTQLAESERDSILSDVGLTAPIQPTVGTDEDLSKDLMSSILPARRAAIDAIPGRVSQALQRAAKLVEPQVQTVRVDRITLRTEEDVDGWCKKQKHRIIEALTKGPVLID, encoded by the coding sequence ATGAAGATTAAGGATGTCCTGCAGCGCGACCCGGCGGCACATGGACTGGTCAACCAAGGTCAGGCTCGCATTGTCGATGCCCGCAACGAACGCGCTATGGACGAACTGCGGGGTGAGCTTTCGACATTTGTCTGCGAGGGGCAATACGCCGACGGCATCCAACGGATTATCCGCTCCTACTTAGACGATCTCACCCGCACTAGCCAAAAAGGCGCGTGGGTCAGCGGCTTCTTCGGCAGCGGCAAATCGCACGTTCTAAAGATGCTCTGTCATCTCTGGCAGGACACCGTGTTTTCGGATGGCGCCACGGCGCGAAGTCTGGTACCCGTTATGCCGGACGATTTGAAAGCGCTGCTCCGAGAACTCGACACGGCCGGTAAGCGCGCGGGCGGCCTACTTGCAGCTGCTGGCGCTCTTCCGAGTGGCACAACAGAGAACGTGAGATTGACCATTCTCGGAATTCTGCTCCAGGCAATCGGTCTTCCCGCGCAGTATCCCCAGGCCCAGTTCTGCCTTTGGCTTCACGCACAGGGCTACTACAAGCGCGTCAAAGCCGACGTCGAAGCCGCCGGGAAAGTCTTCGAAAGCGAACTCAACAATCTCTACGTGAGCCCATTTATCGCGAAGGCGGTCGTCGCCTGCGACGCGAACTTCGCCAGCAATGAGGCCGAGGCGCGCAAGACACTGAGGGCCCAGTTCCCGCCACAGCCCACGGATATCAGTACAGAAGAGTTCTTGCGCGTCGCGAAAGCTGCATTATTGCTTGCCGGCCGCGATGGACGCATGCCGTGCACTGTCCTTGTCCTCGACGAGGTACAACAATTCATCGGCGACTCCACCGACCGGTCCGTGCTGGTCACGGAAATGGCCGAGGCCGTGTCGAAACAACTCGACAGTCACGTGATGGTTGTGGCCGCGGGTCAGAGCGCACTCACGGACCAGGTCCTGCTCCAAAAAATGTTAGATCGTTTCACTATCCGGGTCCCGCTTTCTGACGCCGAAGTCGAGACGGTTACGCGCAAGGTGTTGCTTCAGAAGAAGCCTTCCGCCTTGACGGATGTCCGAAAAGTGCTCGACGACCATGCTGGCGAGGTGTCGCGCCAGCTCCAGGGAACACGCATCGCCGAACGTACTGAGGACCACAAAGTCATCGTCGAAGACTACCCGCTGCTCCCCGTTCGTCGCCGTTTCTGGGAACAGTGCTTCCGGCAAATCGACGCTGCAGGTACGCACAGCCAACTTCGCTCACAGCTTCGCATCATCCACGACGCCGTTGCGAAGTTGTCGGACAAACCTCTCGGTTCCGTGGTACCAGCAGATGAGCTCTATGAAGCCCTCGCGCCAGAAATGATCAACACCGGCGTGCTTCTGCGCGAAATAAACGAGCGCATCATCCAATTGGGCGAGACCGATGGCAAACTGGCGCGGCGGGTATGTGGCCTTGTCTTTCTAGTCGGTAAAGTGCGCCGTGAAGACGCGGCGGACATTGGCGTGCGCGCATCGAAAGAGCACATTGCGGACTTGCTCGTCGAGGACCTTACTGCGGATAACGGAAAGCTGCGCGCGGACGTTGAACACATTCTTGAGAAGCTGGCTGCTGACGGCGCGCTGCTTAAGGTCGGCGACGAATTTCGCCTCCAAACACGCGAAGGCAGCGAATGGGACCAGGAATTCCGCAATCGGCAGACCAAACTGCGCAATGACACGGCATCGATTCAGTTCAAGCACGATCAATTGCTTTATGCCGAACTCGACAAGGCCGTTCGTTCCATCAAACTGCTCCAGGGTGACGCCAAGGAAGCGCGCACACTAGCCGTGCATCGCGATCAGACCCCGCCCCCTGGCGACGGCCAGACTATCCCAGTCTGGATTCGCGATGGGTGGTCCGCGAAAGAGAAGGAACACGTGGACGCCGCCCGGACCGCGGGCGCGGACAGCCCAACCATATTCGTCTTCGTGCCGAGACAGTCCGCAGACGACCTGCGGCGCCTTATCGTCGAGGCGGCCACCGCACAGGAAACACTCGACGCCAAAGGCAGTCCCACTTCCGATGAGGGCCAGGAAGCACGCCAGAGCATGGAGAGCCGCCGGGCCCGCGCTGTTGCGGAGCGCGACCGGCTCATTCAAGCAGTGGTTGCTAACGCGAAAGTGTTCCAAGGCGGCGGCAACGAAGTCTTCAGCGTCGAACTGGTGGATAAACTGCGCGATGCTGCCAATTCTAGCTTGATTCGTCTCTTTCCCCGCTTCAAGGAGGCCGACTCAAAAGCGTGGGCCTCGGTCATTAAGCGTGCGCGAGACGGCGCGGAGCACCCGTTCCAGCCGACCGGCCACACCGATGCCACGGAAAAACATCCGGTCTGTCAGCAAGTCCTCGCAGCGATCGGATCGGGGAGCATTGGAAGTGACATTCGCAAGCAGTTGAGGTGCAGTCCTTATGGCTGGCCGCAGGACGCCATCGACGCGGCACTCATCGCGCTCCACCGCGCCCAACATCTCAATGCCGTGTTGAACGGCGCGCCCGTACCGCCGGGGCAGTTGGATCAGAACAAAATCTCAAAGGCAGAGTTCCGCGTCGAGCAAGCGACCTTGTCCGTGCAGGATCGCCTAGTACTGCGCAAGCTTTATCAGTTGGCCGGTATCGCATGCAAGAGCGGTGAGGAGGCCGCAAAGGCGTCGGAGTTCTTGAAGCAGCTCATCAAACTCGCCGCGGACGCCGGAGGCGAACCGCCTCTCCCACCGATAACTGGCCTGGCAGAGCTAGAGGATTTGGAGCGCCTCGTCGGCAACGAGCAGCTCGTCGCAATTAAGGACAAGCACGCTCACTTCGAACAACGCATCAAAGAGTGGACAGCGTTGCGCAACCTGGCGGAGCAGCGACTACCATCCTGGCGGCTTACGGTAGCTCTTACTGCTCATGCCATTTCTGTGGAGGGTGCAAAGCCTGTACTGGACCAACTGGAAGCGTTTTTGTTGCAGCGTTTGTTACTCGACAGCACAGATCATCTCTCCCCGATAAGGAAACAACTGGCCGATCTATTGCGCGCCGAAGTGAATCGTCTTTTCGAGATCAATGCCAAATCGTATGAGCAAGGTATTGCCTCCCTGAATTCAAGCGCAACGTGGACACAGCTCGCAGAATCCGAGCGCGACTCCATCCTCTCCGATGTCGGCTTGACAGCACCCATTCAACCGACGGTAGGCACGGACGAAGACCTAAGTAAAGACCTGATGTCTTCAATACTCCCGGCAAGGCGAGCCGCGATCGATGCCATACCCGGGCGAGTGAGTCAGGCCTTACAGCGCGCGGCCAAACTTGTGGAGCCCCAGGTTCAAACGGTCCGCGTTGATCGAATCACACTGCGCACTGAGGAAGACGTAGATGGCTGGTGCAAAAAGCAAAAGCATCGAATAATCGAGGCTCTGACAAAAGGTCCGGTATTGATCGACTGA
- a CDS encoding DUF1788 domain-containing protein, with product MSRIEELAEHYAKHIATPWQRTVAGAQRVIMIVYDKELERTLRARKMAFETATRQAGHEWIEIDVSNAFSQWMADDDYRDAYFESPDDLQIKLDAEFPEFLAKSLRKTLSRPEANERSVVAVFGLGALFGFTRVSEVLKLIEGDIRGRLVLFFPGQLDGNNYRLLDARDGWNYLAVPISQHGEGAWI from the coding sequence ATGTCGCGCATCGAGGAATTGGCTGAGCATTACGCGAAGCACATTGCCACGCCGTGGCAACGGACCGTGGCCGGCGCCCAACGCGTCATCATGATTGTCTACGACAAGGAACTCGAACGGACACTTCGTGCGAGGAAGATGGCCTTCGAGACGGCGACTCGTCAGGCCGGCCACGAATGGATTGAGATCGACGTATCCAACGCCTTCTCCCAATGGATGGCCGATGATGATTACCGCGATGCGTATTTCGAGTCCCCAGACGATTTACAGATCAAGCTCGATGCAGAGTTTCCTGAATTCCTTGCCAAATCTCTACGTAAGACACTTTCGCGACCTGAAGCGAACGAGCGCTCCGTAGTCGCGGTCTTCGGCCTCGGCGCGCTCTTCGGGTTCACGCGCGTCTCCGAAGTACTCAAGCTCATCGAAGGCGATATCCGTGGTCGTCTCGTCCTGTTCTTCCCTGGCCAACTGGACGGCAACAACTACCGCCTACTCGATGCTCGCGACGGATGGAACTACCTGGCCGTGCCGATTAGCCAGCATGGAGAAGGAGCATGGATATGA
- a CDS encoding helix-turn-helix transcriptional regulator encodes MPNEESTQSTLAQRLRLAREQAGLSQGQVAKILGLQRPSISEIEAGRRKVSVDELAQFSTIYDVSVSWLAKNESEVPDPAVELAARELTKLKKEDLDRVLQLLRTLRKSDRGT; translated from the coding sequence ATGCCTAATGAGGAATCAACGCAATCCACGCTCGCCCAGCGACTTCGGCTTGCCCGCGAGCAAGCTGGTTTATCGCAAGGCCAGGTCGCAAAAATCCTCGGTCTACAGAGACCGTCAATCTCCGAAATCGAAGCCGGACGACGTAAGGTCTCGGTAGACGAGCTGGCTCAGTTCTCCACGATCTACGACGTGAGCGTTTCTTGGCTGGCGAAGAACGAATCCGAGGTACCCGACCCGGCCGTTGAACTCGCCGCCCGCGAACTCACGAAGCTTAAGAAAGAGGACTTGGATCGAGTTCTCCAACTTCTACGCACCTTGCGGAAGTCAGACCGAGGCACATGA
- a CDS encoding ImmA/IrrE family metallo-endopeptidase, producing the protein MMNETIALGREALRAALDVRRKGDVAVSNPVCVYDLAESLGVEVKFVAVNSLGGMFAKTSNTILVPSLRPPGRRAFTCAHELGHWYFGHGDRIDELTVGEADCNSPREEQLADLFASHLLMPKWAVIAALSQREWDAHHLAVHQAYILACQLGVGYETILRHMWRTLHLISKAQAEALMKKTPKQIRRATIGTDTPDHLIIADRAWNTVPIDLQVGEKVLVPGPITSDCAQLAVVTALDSEVLLEALNPGITRIATADGTWSAFVRISRREFCGRSIYRHLEDSDVD; encoded by the coding sequence ATGATGAACGAGACGATAGCTCTAGGAAGAGAAGCGCTTCGGGCTGCCCTCGACGTGCGCCGGAAGGGCGATGTCGCCGTCTCAAATCCGGTATGTGTCTACGACTTGGCCGAATCCTTGGGTGTCGAGGTCAAGTTTGTCGCGGTGAATTCCCTTGGGGGCATGTTTGCCAAGACGTCAAACACCATTTTGGTTCCGTCGTTGAGGCCACCAGGACGCCGCGCATTTACATGCGCCCACGAGCTCGGTCACTGGTATTTCGGGCATGGCGACAGGATCGATGAATTGACCGTTGGAGAAGCCGACTGCAATAGCCCTCGCGAAGAGCAATTAGCGGATCTCTTCGCGTCGCATTTGCTCATGCCGAAGTGGGCAGTGATTGCAGCTCTCAGTCAGCGAGAATGGGATGCTCACCACCTGGCCGTGCACCAAGCCTATATCCTCGCATGCCAATTGGGCGTAGGTTATGAGACCATCCTTCGCCACATGTGGCGGACATTGCATTTGATCTCCAAGGCGCAAGCCGAAGCGCTGATGAAGAAGACGCCAAAACAGATTCGACGAGCGACCATCGGAACGGATACCCCCGACCACCTGATCATTGCAGATAGAGCATGGAATACAGTCCCGATTGACCTTCAAGTCGGAGAGAAGGTGCTAGTGCCAGGTCCAATCACTTCCGATTGCGCACAACTTGCGGTGGTGACTGCACTGGATTCCGAGGTCCTTTTGGAGGCACTGAATCCAGGGATTACGCGCATTGCGACGGCTGATGGCACATGGTCCGCGTTTGTGCGGATTTCACGCCGAGAGTTCTGCGGCCGAAGCATTTACCGACATTTGGAGGATTCCGATGTCGACTGA
- a CDS encoding thymidylate synthase produces MSTDVPIVIEAANLSTAWGRAFLHVMSRSPRQLAPLIVSISEFNEGTPVETTRIREELDHTLKSHGKFACDVTAFTIFPHRLWAMNKFTDRDSFYKAYMTQVLPRLKARDSRNSHGTYFERMIAYQGSKKEGNGYVPKPKNQLEHIIQVWMRDRSKNRRTRRSALQIACWDPIKDLTGSALAGFPCLQQVSFSYDDEDGLAVNAYYPTQYIFDRAYGNYLGLCHLGKFMAHEMGLKLRRLTCYVGQPEIGSDITKHGLRNLAAVVKDCTLEPLPEVAAQSDVVRGQIS; encoded by the coding sequence ATGTCGACTGATGTTCCGATCGTGATTGAAGCAGCCAATCTCTCGACTGCCTGGGGGCGCGCATTCCTCCACGTCATGAGCAGGAGCCCGAGACAATTAGCGCCGCTCATCGTCTCCATAAGCGAATTCAATGAAGGTACACCCGTAGAGACTACTCGCATTCGCGAAGAGCTCGATCATACCCTGAAGTCACATGGAAAATTCGCCTGTGATGTCACGGCATTCACGATTTTTCCCCATCGACTATGGGCAATGAACAAATTCACGGACCGGGACAGTTTCTACAAAGCGTACATGACCCAGGTCCTCCCTCGGCTCAAGGCACGTGATTCTCGAAACAGCCACGGAACGTATTTTGAGAGAATGATCGCCTATCAAGGCTCCAAGAAAGAAGGTAATGGCTACGTGCCGAAACCCAAGAACCAGTTGGAGCACATTATCCAGGTATGGATGAGGGATCGTTCGAAGAACCGTCGAACGCGACGTTCCGCACTTCAAATTGCCTGCTGGGACCCAATAAAGGATCTTACTGGATCCGCGCTCGCAGGTTTCCCGTGTCTACAACAGGTTAGTTTTTCTTACGACGACGAAGATGGCCTCGCCGTCAATGCCTACTACCCCACCCAGTATATATTCGACAGGGCGTACGGAAACTACCTGGGGCTGTGTCACTTGGGTAAATTCATGGCCCATGAAATGGGACTGAAGCTGCGTCGTCTGACTTGTTATGTCGGACAGCCCGAAATCGGTAGCGACATTACGAAGCACGGTCTTCGCAATCTGGCCGCCGTCGTCAAGGATTGCACACTTGAGCCATTGCCGGAGGTTGCCGCTCAATCCGATGTGGTGCGAGGGCAGATCTCATGA
- a CDS encoding thymidylate synthase: MKRFSAGGMMFTTFNAETANDLWGQLVETFQRGESQTQASRYGNTQEILHAAISLSAPRQRWMSSRLPALNPAFAIAEVIWILSGRNDSAPINYFNSQYAKYAGCGQTYHGAYGHRLRKHKGIDQLDRAYRALQANPENRQVVLEVWDGAIDLPQDSGEPADMDIPCNIVSLLKIRSGRLEWTQIIRSNDMFLGLPHNLIQFTSLQEVVAGWLGIDVASYHQISDSLHVYEHDANSIQSVPAGTNEKNTDDLRLPKNESDRVFQELSSQMDLVTSSEASVDNLLKVAESSGLPTAYRNLLCVLCAEGARRRARIEIAEAIMRSCKNPLFVHMFDTWCQRIATKHHREPQHK; the protein is encoded by the coding sequence ATGAAAAGGTTCAGCGCGGGGGGCATGATGTTCACGACATTTAACGCCGAGACGGCCAATGATCTTTGGGGACAGTTAGTCGAAACTTTTCAACGTGGCGAGTCTCAAACACAAGCAAGCCGCTACGGCAATACGCAGGAGATTTTGCACGCGGCCATATCCCTTTCCGCCCCACGGCAGCGCTGGATGTCGTCAAGACTACCCGCACTCAACCCTGCTTTTGCCATTGCGGAGGTCATTTGGATTCTATCGGGAAGAAATGATTCCGCACCGATAAACTACTTCAACTCCCAGTACGCGAAGTACGCGGGTTGTGGTCAGACGTATCACGGGGCGTATGGACATCGCCTGAGAAAACATAAAGGGATCGATCAATTGGACCGAGCTTATCGCGCATTGCAGGCAAACCCAGAGAACCGACAGGTAGTCCTTGAAGTCTGGGATGGTGCCATAGACCTACCGCAGGACTCCGGTGAGCCTGCGGATATGGATATTCCGTGCAACATTGTATCTCTGCTAAAAATTCGTTCCGGTCGGTTGGAGTGGACCCAGATTATTCGAAGCAACGACATGTTTCTCGGATTGCCGCACAACCTAATCCAGTTTACTTCCCTGCAAGAGGTTGTCGCTGGATGGCTGGGAATTGACGTAGCCTCCTATCACCAGATTAGTGACAGTCTGCACGTTTACGAACACGATGCGAATTCCATTCAGTCGGTCCCTGCAGGTACTAACGAAAAGAATACTGACGACTTACGACTGCCCAAAAATGAATCCGATCGCGTATTCCAAGAATTGTCCTCACAAATGGACCTCGTGACTTCAAGCGAAGCATCCGTGGACAATCTACTGAAAGTAGCGGAATCTTCTGGGCTTCCTACCGCCTATAGGAACCTGCTTTGCGTCCTCTGCGCGGAAGGAGCACGGAGGCGTGCGAGAATCGAGATAGCCGAAGCCATAATGCGAAGCTGCAAGAACCCTCTATTTGTTCATATGTTCGACACGTGGTGCCAGCGCATTGCGACGAAACATCACCGTGAACCTCAGCACAAGTAA
- a CDS encoding ThiF family adenylyltransferase, which yields MTIASEGYVRFLGEAERLGAVPIWVHTHPGEDSWPKASRWDNEVDKQIADLFRLRSGTEYYSMLIVSPRPRCFTFTGYLQSESGNPVPFGRAWIVGDRIASVRAFDFPAPPLHAAFDRNVRAFGGGIQQTLADLCVGIVGCGGTGSAVAEQLVRLGVRDFVLCDPDQLSASNVTRVFGSFPTDIGRDKVDVVAAQLARIAPEAEIRANKSMITSEETARELCECDIVFGCTDDNAGRLVLSRLATYFLTPVIDCGVLLSSGAGGQLLGIDGRVTTLVPGQACLVCRGRIDTKRAGTELMTPGERKRLEEEGYAPALGRVEPAVVTFTTLVAATAVSELLERLVGYGPEPRPSEILLRCHDREISTNLQEPGPRHYCHPDSGKLGLGVTTPFLEQTWPQ from the coding sequence ATGACGATCGCATCAGAGGGCTACGTGCGCTTTCTTGGGGAGGCCGAAAGACTCGGGGCAGTGCCGATCTGGGTGCACACACATCCGGGCGAAGACTCGTGGCCCAAAGCGAGTCGATGGGATAATGAAGTGGACAAGCAAATAGCCGATCTGTTCAGGCTTCGATCAGGCACCGAATACTACAGCATGCTAATCGTGTCGCCGCGGCCACGATGCTTCACATTCACGGGCTATTTGCAATCGGAGAGCGGAAACCCGGTTCCATTCGGGCGGGCGTGGATTGTCGGTGATCGAATTGCGTCCGTTCGTGCTTTCGATTTTCCGGCTCCCCCTCTACACGCGGCGTTCGATCGAAACGTCCGTGCCTTCGGCGGTGGCATTCAACAAACTCTTGCAGACCTCTGCGTGGGTATCGTCGGCTGCGGGGGAACCGGCTCTGCTGTCGCGGAGCAGCTCGTACGCCTCGGAGTTAGGGATTTCGTGCTCTGCGATCCGGACCAACTCTCCGCAAGTAACGTGACACGTGTCTTCGGATCATTTCCGACCGATATCGGCAGGGACAAGGTCGACGTCGTGGCAGCACAGCTCGCACGGATCGCACCGGAAGCAGAAATCCGGGCGAACAAATCGATGATTACTTCAGAAGAAACGGCCCGAGAATTGTGCGAGTGCGACATCGTCTTTGGCTGTACAGATGATAACGCAGGCCGTCTGGTGTTATCTCGGCTGGCAACATATTTCCTGACACCGGTTATCGATTGCGGAGTGCTACTGTCGAGTGGTGCCGGTGGGCAATTGTTAGGAATCGATGGGCGCGTGACAACGCTAGTGCCCGGGCAGGCTTGCCTCGTATGTCGCGGCAGGATTGACACCAAGAGGGCTGGCACGGAATTGATGACGCCGGGAGAACGGAAACGGCTGGAGGAGGAGGGCTACGCGCCAGCGCTGGGCAGAGTTGAACCGGCCGTAGTGACATTCACTACCTTGGTGGCAGCAACGGCGGTCAGCGAGCTCTTGGAGCGATTAGTGGGATACGGGCCGGAGCCACGTCCGAGCGAGATACTGTTGCGATGCCATGACCGCGAGATTTCAACGAACCTACAGGAGCCGGGACCTCGACACTACTGTCACCCCGACTCGGGGAAGCTCGGGCTGGGCGTAACCACACCATTCCTGGAGCAAACATGGCCGCAGTGA
- a CDS encoding multiubiquitin domain-containing protein, whose protein sequence is MSNAEGTKPGHPGGPPPGHEYHIQIDRVHYKVTDETMTGLQLRQVPPAQIGPDRDLFEVVPGGTDRKIGDADVVEIRDGKRFFTAPAQINPGK, encoded by the coding sequence ATGAGCAACGCAGAAGGTACCAAACCAGGCCATCCCGGGGGTCCGCCGCCAGGTCACGAGTACCACATCCAGATTGATCGAGTGCACTACAAGGTGACGGACGAGACCATGACCGGTTTGCAGCTCCGGCAGGTGCCACCGGCACAGATCGGCCCCGACCGCGACTTGTTCGAGGTCGTGCCTGGAGGCACAGACCGAAAGATCGGTGACGCTGACGTGGTAGAGATTCGAGATGGAAAGCGATTCTTTACCGCACCGGCGCAGATCAACCCGGGGAAGTAG
- a CDS encoding extracellular solute-binding protein produces the protein MESWVLPSAKAVKVDVESESWDGDYGALKARIEQGVNSWDIVHVESQFVVDIDRSKLFHKLNFAYQRLESIEPELSGAVKATLQDGYAIPVLQYGYVLAYREDQIPASKGAKLAWPALWDSEKYPGSCGLRDFPIGNIEVALLSLGKSPESSLYQSDLRPADVQSAVEEAFARLDQLLTIRNIVWWKQGDELQRGLTSGRMALAGAWSGRVYSAHTELCPDPSKDPEDCVLRLSSAEALVSTDWWVIPKNAPHAAAAEKILVSLFQKDRVPSAANFSKKQGYLVPVVDALPNNDRAASHYLTAGSQKNPEAISLDDRFWSENYTWIADRWRLWRSKQ, from the coding sequence ATGGAATCGTGGGTTCTACCGTCAGCAAAAGCCGTTAAGGTCGACGTCGAATCGGAGTCTTGGGACGGCGATTACGGTGCCCTAAAGGCTAGGATTGAACAAGGAGTGAATTCTTGGGACATTGTACACGTAGAGTCCCAGTTCGTCGTGGATATAGACCGCTCCAAGCTCTTCCATAAACTGAATTTCGCATATCAAAGACTCGAGAGCATTGAGCCAGAATTATCTGGCGCAGTCAAAGCTACGCTTCAAGATGGCTACGCAATACCCGTGCTTCAATATGGATACGTACTCGCCTATCGAGAAGACCAAATACCAGCTAGCAAAGGTGCGAAGCTCGCATGGCCAGCCCTCTGGGATTCGGAAAAGTACCCAGGATCGTGTGGCCTGAGGGATTTCCCGATTGGAAACATTGAGGTGGCACTTTTGTCTTTGGGTAAGTCACCAGAAAGCTCATTGTATCAGTCCGATCTTCGCCCGGCTGACGTTCAATCGGCAGTCGAGGAGGCGTTTGCACGTCTAGATCAATTGCTGACCATTAGAAATATTGTCTGGTGGAAGCAAGGAGACGAACTGCAACGCGGGTTGACGAGCGGGCGTATGGCGTTAGCAGGCGCATGGTCTGGCAGAGTGTACTCCGCCCATACGGAACTTTGTCCTGATCCAAGTAAAGACCCAGAGGATTGTGTACTTCGTCTTTCTTCAGCAGAAGCACTCGTCAGTACGGACTGGTGGGTAATCCCTAAGAATGCACCACATGCCGCTGCAGCCGAAAAAATTCTTGTTAGCCTGTTTCAAAAAGATCGCGTACCAAGCGCCGCCAACTTTTCCAAGAAACAAGGTTATTTGGTCCCTGTAGTCGACGCATTGCCGAACAACGATAGGGCCGCATCTCATTATTTGACAGCAGGAAGCCAGAAGAACCCGGAAGCAATCTCGCTTGATGACCGCTTCTGGAGTGAGAACTACACATGGATCGCCGACCGATGGAGACTTTGGCGAAGCAAACAATAA